A region from the Silene latifolia isolate original U9 population chromosome 7, ASM4854445v1, whole genome shotgun sequence genome encodes:
- the LOC141592644 gene encoding protein ACTIVITY OF BC1 COMPLEX KINASE 3, chloroplastic produces the protein MATITGPLTPPTAVSSSLSLSFSNHESHISVVNIMKRKGSLRWSRQRRKSRALTRSALVEANARSGPSLSERTDRNSGNINGVIKSEKKSAGEAPVAVVKFGRDMADDMQAEAKAMARAVACSVYTPEMLATKYGSRPIRVLQRTSEILVGLGSFAFKLWLDKQNGQLDLNKTMRATELRKIFTSLGPTFVKIGQGLSTRPDICPPEYLEELSQLQDDLPTFSNAEAFKCIEGELGFSLEDVYSNISPYPIAAASLGQVYKAQLRYSGQTVAVKVQRPGIEEAIGLDFYLIRGIAHLINKYVDIITSDVVALVDEFGRRVYQELNYVQEGKNARRFKKLYTDKADVFVPDIFWDYTSAKVLTMEWVNGVKLSEQVAIESQGLSVLDLVNTGIQCSLRQLLEYGYFHADPHPGNLLATPDGKLAFIDFGMMSETPEEARYAIIGHVVHLVNRDYEAMARDYYALKFLSPDVDVSPIVPALQGFFDDALNSTVSELNFKTLVDGLGAVFYQYPFNVPAYYALILRSLTVLEGLALNADPNFKVLAASYPYFAKRLLTDQNPYLRDALIELLFKDGKFRWNRLENLLVQGSKDRDFSSKDALQPVLKLLLGPDGEQLRVLVIRETVRVTEALMLGSAMDAYNALPEFMRTFVTYGRPTGPLAISDAEQLSMLELRGQVLRVWGLLQSSNNFDPSLLQPILQILQQGGARDLGGRVLNGITQRLAARFLQQILQVPATSTSLQR, from the exons ATGGCTACTATTACGGGTCCTCTCACACCTCCTACGGCAGTTTCGTCATCGCTTTCATTAAGCTTCAGCAACCATGAAAGTCACATATCCGTCGTTAATATTATGAAAAGGAAAGGATCTCTCAGATGGAGCCGACAAAGGCGTAAATCCAGAGCCTTAACTCGTTCAGCTCTGGTGGAGGCTAATGCACGCTCGGGACCTTCTCTCAGTGAGAGGACGGATAGAAACAGCGGCAACATAAATGGTGTAATAAAATCAGAGAAGAAGTCAGCAGGAGAAGCGCCCGTTGCTGTTGTCAAATTTGGCCGAGATATGGCTGATGATATGCAAGCTGAGGCAAAGGCCATGGCCAGAGCTGTTGCTTGTTCTGTATACACCCCAGAGATGCTGGCAACTAAATATGGCTCACGTCCCATTAGG GTTTTGCAAAGGACATCTGAAATATTAGTCGGCTTGGGTTCATTTGCTTTCAAACTCTGGCTGGACAAACAAAATGGCCAGCTTGACCTAAACAAGACCATGCGAGCAACTGAGTTGAGAAAAATTTTCACTTCTTTAGGACCCACTTTTGTCAAAATTGGTCAGGGTTTATCTACCAGGCCTGATATATGTCCCCCGGAGTATCTTGAGGAACTCTCTCAACTTCAG GATGATTTGCCAACATTTTCAAATGCGGAGGCGTTCAAATGCATTGAGGGAGAGCTGGGATTCTCACTTGAAGATGTTTATTCAAACATATCTCCATATCCAATTGCAGCTGCTAGTTTGGGTCAGGTTTATAAAGCTCAGTTAAGGTATTCTGGTCAGACGGTTGCTGTCAAGGTGCAGAGGCCTGGGATTGAAGAGGCCATAGGTCTTGATTTTTACTTGATAAGGGGAATAGCACATCTGATAAATAAATATGTAGATATAATCACCAGTGATGTCGTTGCTCTAGTTGACGAATTTGGCAGAAGAGTATATCAAGAGCTTAACTATGTACAG GAGGGTAAGAATGCGAGAAGATTTAAAAAGTTGTATACCGACAAGGCCGATGTTTTTGTTCCTGATATCTTCTGGGACTACACTAGTGCCAAAGTCTTGACCATGGAGTGGGTGAATGGCGTCAAGCTAAGTGAACAAGTTGCAATCGAGAGTCAGGGACTGTCGGTATTGGATCTTGTCAACACAGGTATCCAGTGTAGTCTCAGACAATTGCTTGAGTATGGATATTTTCATGCGGACCCTCATCCTGGCAATCTTTTGGCAACCCCTGATGGAAAGCTGGCATTTATTGACTTTGGAATGATGAGTGAAACACCAGAGGAAGCAAGATATGCTATTATTGGTCATGTTGTCCATTTGGTTAATCGTGATTATGAAGCTATGGCTCGTGATTATTATGCCCTTAAGTTCCTTTCTCCTGATGTTGATGTTTCCCCTATTGTACCTGCATTGCAAGGTTTCTTTGATGATGCTCTTAATTCAACCGTTAGTGAACTCAACTTCAAAACTCTTGTAGATGGTCTTGGGGCTGTTTTTTATCAGTATCCTTTCAATG TACCTGCATACTATGCATTGATACTAAGATCCCTTACTGTGCTAGAAGGTTTAGCTCTCAACGCTGATCCTAATTTTAAAGTTCTAGCTGCTTCTTATCCATATTTTGCGAAGAGGCTTCTGACTGATCAGAATCCCTACCTGAGAGATGCTCTTATTGAGTTGCTATTCAAGGATGGAAAGTTCAG GTGGAATAGGCTCGAAAACTTACTTGTTCAGGGGAGCAAGGATAGGGATTTTTCTTCAAAAGATGCATTGCAGCCTGTTCTTAAGTTATTGCTGGGACCAGATGGTGAGCAATTAAGGGTATTAGTGATAAGAGAAACTGTTCGAGTTACAGAAGCTCTGATGTTGGGCTCCGCGATGGATGCATACAATGCATTACCTGAGTTTATGAGAACTTTTGTAACGTATGGCAGACCAACTGGACCATTAGCAATAAGTGATGCTGAACAGTTAAGTATGTTGGAACTTCGAGGACAAGTACTAAGGGTTTGGGGACTTCTGCAGTCCTCAAATAACTTTGACCCTTCTCTTCTACAACCTATATTACAG ATTCTTCAGCAAGGTGGAGCACGTGATCTCGGGGGCCGTGTTCTTAATGGAATAACTCAGCGCCTTGCAGCTCGTTTCCTGCAACAAATACTGCAGGTTCCTGCAACTTCTACAAGCTTACAAAGATAG